A single region of the Micropterus dolomieu isolate WLL.071019.BEF.003 ecotype Adirondacks linkage group LG18, ASM2129224v1, whole genome shotgun sequence genome encodes:
- the LOC123987573 gene encoding isotocin receptor-like, giving the protein MEDLLREQYSWAQNVSWNNSTSRGNESHLGNTTVNPLKRNEEVAKVEVTVLVLVLMLALTGNLCVLWAIHATKHSQSRMYYFMKHLSIADLVVAIFQVLPQLIWDITFRFYGSDLLCRLVKYLQVVGMFASTYMLVLMSLDRCLAICQPLRSVHKRKDRFCVIASWTLSLIFSTPQAYIFSLKEVGNGVYDCWGDFIQPWGAKAYITWMSLSIYIFPVAILSICYGLICFKIWQNFNLKTRREHFLALTPRHSKGAHPLSRVSSVRLISKAKIRTVKMTFVVVLAYIVCWTPFFFVQMWSAWDPAAPREDMAFIIAMLLASLNSCCNPWIYMFFAGHLFHDLMQCFFCCCRQYLTASSCSCDRQSKHKSNSVTYVLKNTSSQRSLTHTSSTGGPGH; this is encoded by the exons ATGGAGGACCTTTTACGCGAGCAATATAGTTGGGCGCAGAATGTTTCCTGGAACAACTCAACAAGTCGTGGAAATGAGAGCCATTTAGGAAACACCACAGTCAATCCTTTAAAACGAAATGAAGAAGTGGCCAAAGTGGAAGTTACTGTCCTGGTCCTGGTGCTGATGCTAGCTCTGACGGGCAACCTGTGCGTCCTGTGGGCTATCCACGCCACCAAGCACAGCCAGTCTCGGATGTATTACTTCATGAAGCACCTGAGCATCGCAGACCTTGTCGTTGCAATTTTTCAGGTCTTACCGCAACTCATTTGGGATATCACATTTCGCTTCTACGGCTCGGATTTACTGTGCAGGCTGGTCAAATACCTCCAGGTCGTGGGCATGTTTGCATCCACGTACATGCTCGTCCTCATGTCCCTCGACAGGTGCTTAGCAATCTGCCAGCCACTTCGCTCCGTGCACAAGAGGAAGGACCGCTTCTGTGTGATCGCCTCTTGGACTCTCAGCCTGATATTCAGCACTCCTCAAGCTTACATTTTTTCTTTGAAGGAGGTCGGGAACGGTGTGTATGACTGTTGGGGAGACTTTATACAGCCATGGGGTGCCAAAGCATACATCACATGGATGAGTCTCAGCATTTACATTTTCCCAGTGGCAATTTTAAGCATCTGCTATGGCTTGATATGCTTCAAAATATGGcagaattttaatttaaaaacgaGAAGGGAACACTTCCTGGCTCTCACTCCAAGGCACTCCAAAGGCGCCCATCCCCTCTCTCGTGTGAGCAGCGTGAGGCTTATTTCAAAAGCAAAGATCCGCACAGTGAAAATGACATTTGTAGTGGTCCTTGCCTACATTGTGTGCTGGACTCCCTTCTTCTTTGTCCAGATGTGGTCTGCATGGGATCCTGCTGCACCAAGAGAAG ACATGGCCTTTATCATTGCCATGTTGCTGGCCAGTCTCAACAGCTGCTGTAACCCGTGGATCTACATGTTCTTTGCTGGTCACCTATTCCATGACCTGATGCAgtgcttcttctgctgctgtagacAGTACCTGACGGCCTCCTCCTGTAGCTGTGATCGACAGAGCAAGCACAAGAGCAACTCTGTCACTTACGTCCTCAAGAACACCAGCAGCCAGAGGAGCCTCACGCACACATCCAGCACAGGGGGACCCGGACACTGA